One window of Thioflexithrix psekupsensis genomic DNA carries:
- a CDS encoding M48 family metallopeptidase: protein MSHHHHALHYQVKYSNRKTLAISVYPDLTVLVKAPLGLSKGVIADIVQQKAEWIKRKQDGFAQRSRMLHQPQYISGEMHLFLGQQYPITLEQSKREQVMMENNQLRLYYRGLYDSTRIKKQLKQWYKEQAQFYFSQRLAICHQQAAILAVPLPDMSVRWMKRRWGSCSQKGKILLNAALIKTPIACIDYVIMHELCHLIEFNHSPAFYDLLNRVMPDWPLHKKQLNQLGALDE, encoded by the coding sequence ATGTCGCACCATCATCACGCATTGCACTATCAAGTTAAATACTCAAATCGAAAAACGTTAGCAATTAGTGTTTATCCTGATTTAACTGTTTTAGTTAAAGCCCCATTAGGTCTTTCTAAAGGGGTGATCGCTGATATTGTACAACAAAAAGCCGAATGGATTAAACGCAAGCAAGACGGTTTTGCGCAACGATCTCGTATGTTACATCAACCTCAATACATTAGCGGAGAAATGCACCTGTTTTTAGGGCAACAATACCCCATTACTTTAGAACAAAGCAAGCGCGAACAAGTGATGATGGAAAATAACCAATTACGGCTTTATTATCGCGGTTTATACGACAGTACACGCATCAAAAAGCAATTAAAACAATGGTATAAAGAACAAGCACAATTTTATTTTTCCCAACGCCTTGCCATTTGCCATCAACAAGCTGCGATTTTAGCCGTGCCATTACCCGACATGTCAGTGCGTTGGATGAAACGGCGATGGGGCAGTTGTTCACAAAAAGGAAAAATTCTATTAAATGCAGCATTAATTAAAACGCCAATTGCTTGTATTGACTATGTCATTATGCACGAGCTTTGTCATTTAATTGAGTTTAATCACAGTCCTGCTTTTTACGATCTATTAAATCGAGTGATGCCAGACTGGCCATTACACAAAAAACAACTGAATCAATTGGGTGCATTAGATGAATAA